The Desulfatibacillum aliphaticivorans DSM 15576 DNA segment GGCCGGAGTCTACGCCGGGAACGCCTCGTTCCTGGACATTTCGGTGAAAATGCCTCTATCCGTGTACTTGTGCTACATGCTGGGCGGGTTCATCAATCGGGCGGCGTGCTCCATTCGGCCCTATGAATTTGAAAAAGGCCGGACCGACGCCGTCATGGAAAAATCCCTCAGCCTTCTCGCCAAGGCCTTTTATGAAGGCGGCGGGGAATACGAGGCCGCCGCCGAAGTGGTTGAATGGTTCAAGAACATTCCCGTCGACCGCTCGGAAAGCCGCCCCAAAGCGGCTCTTATGGGCGACGTGTACGTGGTGGATAACCACGTCATGAACCAGAACCTGGTCCGCGTGATCGAGGCTGCCGGCGGCGAGGCGGTTACCACGCCCTACAGCTCGCACCTGAAAATGGTGGCCGGCGCCTATTTTCGCCGTTGGTTCAAGGAAGGCATGTATATGAGCGCCATATCCTCCAAGGCATTCCTCACGGCAGCCATGCAGATCGAAAAGAAATACCACCGCTTGTTCAGCCCCTTGCTGGGCGGCGTGAACGAAAATTTTGAGGATTCTTTCGAGGATATCCTGCCCAAATACGGCGCAATCAAGGAAAACACCGGCGAAACCATGGACAATATCGTTAAAGCCTGGTACCTGAAAAAACAGTACCCGGACCTGGCCTTGATCGTCCATACCTCGCCGGCCTTCTGCTGCCCTTCCATGGTGACGGAAGCCCTGGCGCACAGGATCGAAAAAATCACCGGTGTGCCTTTTGTTTCCGTTACGTACGACGGCACCGGCGGCAGCAAGAACGACGCGATTATTCCGTATTTGAAATACCCCAAAACGCAAAAGGCCGAATCCCTCCGGGAGACCAGGAGGAGTTTTTGAAAAGATGGGTTGAAGCGGCGGTCCTGATCCTATTGGCGCTGGTTTTTTACGGCTGCCTCTCCAGCCTTGTCTATCATCCTGACAAGGAAATTTCCTTCACGCCCCAGGAGCTCGGCCTGGAGCATGAGGACCTGTATATAGCGAGCGCTAACGGGAAAAAGATCAACGCCTGGTTTTTTCCTTGCGAAAACGCCCGGGCGGTGGTTCTTTTTTGCCACGGCAACGCAGGGAACATTTCCGAACGCGTTTCCCAGGCCTGGATGTTCCATAAATTGGAGCTGTCCGCCCTGCTTTTTGACTATCAGGGCTTTGGACAAAGCCAGGGCCGGCCTTCGGAACAGGGCACCTTTGACGACGCCCGGGCGGCATGGGATTATTTGGTTCAGGAAAAAGGCTTTCCGCCGGACAGGATAATCGTCTTCGGCAAGTCCCTGGGCGGCGCCGTGGCCATTGAGTTGGCGACCCAGGTAAAGCCCGGCCTTTTGTTTGTGGACTCCTCGTTCACCTCCACCAAGGACGTGGCCAAAGCCCATTATCCCTGGGCGCCCGGCTTTTTGCTCTATAGCTGGAAATACGACAGCCTGTCCCGCATTCCCAATGTGCAGGCGCCGGTCTGCTTTTTCCATAGCAAACAGGATGAGGTTATTCCGTTCAACCAGGGCGAAGCCCTTTTTGACGCCGCGCCTGAGCCCAAAGCCTTTGTAGAGATTTCCGGCTCCCACAACGACGGGTTTATGAAATCCGGCCGCTTGTACACCGACGCGGTGGACGCGTTCATCAAGATGCATATGGGAAAAAATGAGAGTTAGAGTTGTTACCTGTTGGGCGATGCTGTTTCTTTTTTTGGGGGGAGTTTTTCAGGTTTATGCCGAAGACCCCAAGCAGGAAGCCCTGGATCTGCTGGCCGAAGCCCATGGCGAGGAATGCCGGGTGTGCCGGGAGCGCCTTCAGGCCAAGGCCTTTGAAATTTTGGAGCACGTCTACTACCCGGACTTGGAGATTGCGGCTGACGGTGCATGCGTGTTTGTAAAATCGGAGTCGGAAAATCAGCTTGTTCTGACATGCCGGGGCGAGGAAAGAATAGACGATCCCAATTATCCTCTTGTGACGTTTTTGTTCCACACCCAGGACAAGCATTTGGTGGGGATCGATCCTAAAGACTACACCCCGGACGCGGCGGCCCAGACCGTGAACCAAGCCCCGGCCAACGCGCGTTTTCAAGGCAAAATTCAAATTTTAGCCTATCCCTACGGCGACGGGGACGCCTTTAATTTCTACCCTTCCGCCAACCACCTGCAGGTTCATTGCAAACTATTGGAAGTAAAGATTCCGGCTGATTAGAGGAGTTTTTTACTCCTGCCGCAATCATACCGCCGCACCCTTTCATGGGAATGACGGAAAGAGGGTAGCCCGGGCAGAGTAGTATCCTGCCCGGGTGCGTGAGCACATGTAGTTCAACCTTTAGGCATCAAAAGCCGTAAACATTAAATGATTCTAAACTGTTGCCGAAATCGAGTCCTCGGTTCCATTAAGGACCTATAGAACTTGAAGATCAAGGATTCAATCCAGTCCTTACGCCCGCCGACCTTCCCCAACTTCGACATTCTTTTACGGCCGCACCTTTTGTTGCTGAAGCAACCCAGGCAGCCAAACTACGCTGCCTGGGCCGCCCTGGATGTCCAGGCCATAAGCCGGTATCCAGCTTCTTTGGGGGAGTAAATCCAAGATCATCCACGACAACTATTAAACCGCTTCAAGCACCATAGCGCCGGATAGGGCGCCGCCGGCGCAAATGCCCAGCAGGGCCGATTGTTTGCCGGATTCGTGCAATTCGTTGGCCATGGTGGAAATCATCCGGGTTCCTGTGGCGGCGAAGGGATGCCCAAAGGCCAACGATCCGCCCAGGAGGTTGATGTCCTGGGGATCGAGCTTTTTGAAGGCCTTGTCCAGGCCAAGGCGCTGCTGGCAGAACTCGTCGTTTCCGAGCATTTTGATCACGCACAACACCTGGGCTGCGAAAGCCTCATGAATGTCGAAAATATCGATGTCGTCCGCGGTCATGCCCGCCTTGGCCGCTGCCTTGGGCATGGATAAGGCCGGGCCGATAAGCAACTGATCGTTGGGATCCACGGCGTCGTAGGACCAGCTTGTCACCGCCGCCAGTGGAGTGAAGCCCAGAGCCTTGGCTTTTTCCTCGCTCATCATGAGCACGGCGGAGGCGCCGTCGGTGAGCGCGCTGGAATTGCCGGCGGTCAACGTGCCGTCTTCCTTAAAAGCGGGCTTTAACCTGGCCATTTTATCCACCGAAGTATCGCCCCGGAGGATGTTGTCAGCATAGACGGTTTCTCCGTTGGGCGTCTCCACGGGGATGATTTCCTTGGCGAATCGGCCCGCAGCCAGGGCTTTGGCGGCCCGGGAGTGGGATTGCACGGCGAAGGCGTCCTGATCCTCGCGGCTTATCCCATGCATGCCCGCCATTTTTTCCGCGGACTCGCCCATGAGTTCGCCGGTAGTCCTCTCACGGATGCTGGGGCGGGAAGGTACAATATCATTTTTCGGATGAATTTTCGTGAGCAGCTTAAGATAATCCACAGGCGTGGACTTAGCGCTCATAACGACGGGCGCGGCCTTATGCACCAGGGTAGGGGGCATGCGAACCTCCACGTTGGAGGTGGAGTCGCTGCCGCCTGCAATGATCACTTCCGCGTCGCCCCGTTCAATGGACGCGGCGGCCAGGGTCGTGCTTAGCATGCTGGTGGTGCAGGCCCGGGTGACCGTGTA contains these protein-coding regions:
- a CDS encoding acetyl-CoA C-acyltransferase, which translates into the protein MPAKKNTAKPRRAVIVGGVRTPFIRAFGPFTQLDTIALGTACVKGLLNQFPVEWKELDSLVWGGTILPGGIAVNIGREIIFDVGLPDTLESYTVTRACTTSMLSTTLAAASIERGDAEVIIAGGSDSTSNVEVRMPPTLVHKAAPVVMSAKSTPVDYLKLLTKIHPKNDIVPSRPSIRERTTGELMGESAEKMAGMHGISREDQDAFAVQSHSRAAKALAAGRFAKEIIPVETPNGETVYADNILRGDTSVDKMARLKPAFKEDGTLTAGNSSALTDGASAVLMMSEEKAKALGFTPLAAVTSWSYDAVDPNDQLLIGPALSMPKAAAKAGMTADDIDIFDIHEAFAAQVLCVIKMLGNDEFCQQRLGLDKAFKKLDPQDINLLGGSLAFGHPFAATGTRMISTMANELHESGKQSALLGICAGGALSGAMVLEAV
- a CDS encoding alpha/beta hydrolase yields the protein MKRWVEAAVLILLALVFYGCLSSLVYHPDKEISFTPQELGLEHEDLYIASANGKKINAWFFPCENARAVVLFCHGNAGNISERVSQAWMFHKLELSALLFDYQGFGQSQGRPSEQGTFDDARAAWDYLVQEKGFPPDRIIVFGKSLGGAVAIELATQVKPGLLFVDSSFTSTKDVAKAHYPWAPGFLLYSWKYDSLSRIPNVQAPVCFFHSKQDEVIPFNQGEALFDAAPEPKAFVEISGSHNDGFMKSGRLYTDAVDAFIKMHMGKNES